One genomic segment of Oreochromis aureus strain Israel breed Guangdong linkage group 9, ZZ_aureus, whole genome shotgun sequence includes these proteins:
- the LOC120441764 gene encoding gastrula zinc finger protein XlCGF49.1-like, whose amino-acid sequence MSSTQKDQHGARSQRSQEADKPHRRKREKTYTCDECGKDFTGKTKLKHHQVIHTGERPFSCDLCGKTFSWKNALKKHQLIHSGVKAYSCDQCGRAFTQSGHLQRHLVTHSGIKAYSCDICGKTFSQRGHRNIHLRIHTGHDVYCCDQCGRQCTTNRQLKRHMLTHTEERPYKCDLCEKTFKSPHHLRLHQQIHTRKRLYKCSYCEKQSDTDGSSSQPCHHCGGGKDFRCDLCGKTFNWQGNLRRHQRRHTGDKLKYCKECGRGFPTPTELKTT is encoded by the exons atgagctcaacacagaag gaccaacatggagcgagaagtcagcgctctcaggaggccgacaaacctcacagaagaaagagagagaaaacatacacctgtgacgagtgtgggaaggattttactggGAAGACTAAACTAAAACaccatcaggtcatccacactggagagagaccgttcagctgtgacttgtgtggaaagactTTTTCCTGGAAGAATGctctaaaaaaacaccaactcatccacagtggagttaaagcctacagctgtgatcagtgtggcagagcttttactcaaagtGGCCACTTACAgaggcatctagttacccactctggaattaaggcatacagctgtgacatctgtggaaaaaccTTCAGTCAGAGAGGGCACCGAAATatacacctacgcattcacactggacatgatgtgtactgctgtgatcagtgtggcagacaGTGTACAACCAACAGGCAGTTAAAACGCCACATGTTGACCCACACTGAGGaacgaccttataaatgtgacctgtgtgagaagacttttaaatctccacatcACCTGAGActacaccaacagatccacaccagaaagagactctacaagtgcagttactgtgag aagcagagcgacacagatggatccagttctcaaccctgtcatcactgtggtggtgggaaagactttcgctgtgacctctgtggaaaaactttcaattGGCAAGGCAACCTAAGAAGACATCAACGtcgacacactggagacaaactgaaatactgcaaagaatgtgggagaggctTCCCCACACCAACTGAGTTAAAAACGACatga